Proteins from a genomic interval of Rhipicephalus microplus isolate Deutch F79 chromosome 6, USDA_Rmic, whole genome shotgun sequence:
- the LOC119168218 gene encoding uncharacterized protein LOC119168218 isoform X2: protein MCRVCVCKVAGSAVFLASLAIAFAQDGFTAKPTVAAAKPSQPVAAPASIVSGGGRTLQKRPNPSHSLAGASAAVRDALQSFEVNENRIIRTEDSRRMGARYLNETELSSNRDCTLWCWETTSCNVAVFEEKGKGSCYLFDCGPPSHFLCLFTAHAFYTVSVLTLPTRNTEAPVWPGSHHEQELTQLRQPRPLLTSDAGAPHNAPAATQAPKPTTSTSSPRQANAGQAENDQDESPDSHQCQHYQFRCQNSSECIAVYNVCDGIPQCVDGSDEAEDLKCPGAKIPEASSATASPSTTTLPTTADHARPGSTAAVDTEQQYRAPPASPPQPSMVDDNPRHGPTVDMGGGRIPKPILNGHNSFPPLPHNNRLRWGDENSHSHGRPEYRDPYEEPFAPEQKYYDYGQAYPESYRYWINDADTQLYPMVADGIMQPQNYRAQKPRMNLQQQHQYQQQQMQQQELQQQQQQRLQQQRYQQQQFRQHQLKQLQHELQQQKEQVSSVQDYPPSRWKMSRGPLGPVDQSDSYGPQPYAPTLAPYSRRLHPGIGGGHSNPPVPALAQNMQGSKLADQTIGQQQGLAQDSQPDSPLEPQAQEQRKLEPHPVMPAKPVAPAANEDDTFYQPVVEVAPPPAPHQGSSKHITEHLQKPQTKPSKAAAGSEVPHQNERPVQYSRLHEVANMQVSFTQVEQGSRGTEPESGSAVLALTLGLCITGLLLVLVGCRLRLARHRLARRGGRSSLAHDADYLVNGMYL from the exons ATGTGTCGCGTTTGCGTTTGCAAAGTCGCGGGCTCCGCCGTCTTCCTCGCATCCTTAGCCATTGCGTTCGCGCAGGATGGCTTCACCGCGAAACCCACCGTCGCTGCGGCTAAGCCATCACAACCAGTCGCCGCTCCGGCGTCAATTGTTTCTGGCGGCGGCCGAACGCTTCAGAAGAGGCCCAACCCTTCGCATTCGCTCGCGGGAGCCAGTGCGGCCGTGCGAGACGCGCTGCAGAGCTTCGAGGTGAACGAGAACCGCATAATTCGCACCGAGGACTCCCGGCGTATGGGTGCGCGATACCTGAACGAAACGGAGCTCAGCTCCAACCGGGACTGCACGCTGTGGTGCTGGGAGACGACGAGCTGCAACGTAGCCGTGTTCGAAGAAAAG GGAAAAGGCAGCTGCTACCTGTTCGACTGCGGGCCGCCGTCGCACTTTCTCTGCCTCTTCACGGCGCATGCGTTCTACACCGTATCCGTGCTCACCTTGCCCACGCGCAACACCGAGGCCCCCGTTTGGCCCGGCTCCCACCACGAGCAAGAACTGACGCAGCTACGCCAGCCGCGACCACTCCTCACAAGCGATGCTGGAGCCCCGCACAATGCACCTGCCGCAACACAGGCACCCAAGCCAACCACAAGCACAAGCAGTCCACGCCAAGCCAATGCAGGTCAAGCCGAGAATGATCAAGACGAATCACCGGACA GCCACCAGTGTCAGCACTACCAGTTCCGCTGCCAAAATTCTAGCGAGTGCATCGCTGTCTACAACGTCTGTGATGGCATACCGCAATGCGTCGATGGAAGCGATGAAGCTGAGGACCTAAAGTGTCCTGGTGCAA AGATACCCGAAGCCAGCAGTGCTACGGCCAGTCCATCTACGACGACTCTGCCAACAACGGCCGATCACGCTCGACCGGGAAGCACAGCTGCTGTGGACACAGAACAGCAGTACAGAGCACCTCCCGCCAGTCCTCCACAACCTTCCATGGTTGATGACAACCCCCGACATGGTCCTACAGTTGACATGGGAGGAG GAAGAATTCCAAAGCCTATACTTAACGGCCACAACAGCTTCCCACCGTTGCCTCACAACAACAGGCTTCGATGGGGCGATGAAAACAGCCACAGTCATGGCCGACCAGAGTACAGAGACCCGTACGAAGAACCCTTCGCACCAGAACAGAAGTACTACGACTACGGGCAGGCCTACCCTGAGAGTTATCGGTACTGGATCAACGATGCCGACACACAGCTCTACCCCATGGTTGCCGACG GCATCATGCAGCCGCAGAATTACAGAGCCCAGAAGCCGAGAATGAACCTTCAGCAGCAGCATCAATACCAGCAGCAGCAGATGCAGCAGCAAGagcttcagcagcagcagcagcaaaggtTACAGCAGCAGCGCTACCAGCAGCAGCAGTTTCGCCAACACCAACTCAAACAGCTGCAGCACGAACTGCAGCAGCAGAAAGAGCAGGTGTCCTCTGTTCAGGACTACCCGCCCAGTCGTTGGAAAATGAGCCGTGG GCCCTTGGGTCCAGTGGATCAAAGTGACAGCTATGGGCCGCAGCCATACGCTCCAACCCTGGCTCCTTACAGTCGACGACTGCACCCCGGCATTGGAGGAGGCCATTCAAATCCACCAGTGCCGGCCTTGGCGCAGAATATGCAAGGCAGCAAGCTTGCAGATCAAACCATAGGCCAGCAACAGGGCCTCGCACAAGATTCGCAGCCCGACTCACCGCTGGAGCCACAAGCTCAGGAGCAGCGAAAGCTCGAGCCGCATCCCGTGATGCCAGCCAAGCCAGTCGCACCAGCTGCCAACGAAGACG ACACCTTCTATCAGCCTGTTGTTGAAGTGGCACCCCCACCGGCACCCCATCAAGGTAGTTCAAAGCACATCACAGAGCACCTGCAGA AGCCTCAAACGAAACCTTCAAAGGCAGCAGCTGGATCTGAAGTGCCCCATCAGAATGAGAGACCCGTACAGTACAGCAGGCTCCACGAGGTTGCTAACATGCAGGTGAG CTTTACCCAAGTGGAACAAGGAAGCCGCGGCACCGAGCCGGAATCGGGCAGTGCAGTGCTGGCCCTCACGTTGGGCCTCTGCATCACAGGTCTCCTGCTTGTGTTGGTCGGCTGTCGTCTCCGACTGGCGCGACACCGGCTAGCACGCCGAGGCGGCCGGTCGTCGCTCGCGCACGATGCCGACTACCTGGTCAACGGAATGTATCTCTAA
- the LOC119168218 gene encoding uncharacterized protein LOC119168218 isoform X1 — protein MCRVCVCKVAGSAVFLASLAIAFAQDGFTAKPTVAAAKPSQPVAAPASIVSGGGRTLQKRPNPSHSLAGASAAVRDALQSFEVNENRIIRTEDSRRMGARYLNETELSSNRDCTLWCWETTSCNVAVFEEKGKGSCYLFDCGPPSHFLCLFTAHAFYTVSVLTLPTRNTEAPVWPGSHHEQELTQLRQPRPLLTSDAGAPHNAPAATQAPKPTTSTSSPRQANAGQAENDQDESPDSHQCQHYQFRCQNSSECIAVYNVCDGIPQCVDGSDEAEDLKCPGAKIPEASSATASPSTTTLPTTADHARPGSTAAVDTEQQYRAPPASPPQPSMVDDNPRHGPTVDMGGGRIPKPILNGHNSFPPLPHNNRLRWGDENSHSHGRPEYRDPYEEPFAPEQKYYDYGQAYPESYRYWINDADTQLYPMVADGIMQPQNYRAQKPRMNLQQQHQYQQQQMQQQELQQQQQQRLQQQRYQQQQFRQHQLKQLQHELQQQKEQVSSVQDYPPSRWKMSRGPLGPVDQSDSYGPQPYAPTLAPYSRRLHPGIGGGHSNPPVPALAQNMQGSKLADQTIGQQQGLAQDSQPDSPLEPQAQEQRKLEPHPVMPAKPVAPAANEDDTFYQPVVEVAPPPAPHQGSSKHITEHLQKPQTKPSKAAAGSEVPHQNERPVQYSRLHEVANMQVSFTQVEQGSRGTEPESGSAVLALTLGLCITGLLLVLVGCRLRLARHRLARRGGRSSLAHDADYLVNGMYL, from the exons ATGTGTCGCGTTTGCGTTTGCAAAGTCGCGGGCTCCGCCGTCTTCCTCGCATCCTTAGCCATTGCGTTCGCGCAGGATGGCTTCACCGCGAAACCCACCGTCGCTGCGGCTAAGCCATCACAACCAGTCGCCGCTCCGGCGTCAATTGTTTCTGGCGGCGGCCGAACGCTTCAGAAGAGGCCCAACCCTTCGCATTCGCTCGCGGGAGCCAGTGCGGCCGTGCGAGACGCGCTGCAGAGCTTCGAGGTGAACGAGAACCGCATAATTCGCACCGAGGACTCCCGGCGTATGGGTGCGCGATACCTGAACGAAACGGAGCTCAGCTCCAACCGGGACTGCACGCTGTGGTGCTGGGAGACGACGAGCTGCAACGTAGCCGTGTTCGAAGAAAAG GGAAAAGGCAGCTGCTACCTGTTCGACTGCGGGCCGCCGTCGCACTTTCTCTGCCTCTTCACGGCGCATGCGTTCTACACCGTATCCGTGCTCACCTTGCCCACGCGCAACACCGAGGCCCCCGTTTGGCCCGGCTCCCACCACGAGCAAGAACTGACGCAGCTACGCCAGCCGCGACCACTCCTCACAAGCGATGCTGGAGCCCCGCACAATGCACCTGCCGCAACACAGGCACCCAAGCCAACCACAAGCACAAGCAGTCCACGCCAAGCCAATGCAGGTCAAGCCGAGAATGATCAAGACGAATCACCGGACA GCCACCAGTGTCAGCACTACCAGTTCCGCTGCCAAAATTCTAGCGAGTGCATCGCTGTCTACAACGTCTGTGATGGCATACCGCAATGCGTCGATGGAAGCGATGAAGCTGAGGACCTAAAGTGTCCTGGTGCAA AGATACCCGAAGCCAGCAGTGCTACGGCCAGTCCATCTACGACGACTCTGCCAACAACGGCCGATCACGCTCGACCGGGAAGCACAGCTGCTGTGGACACAGAACAGCAGTACAGAGCACCTCCCGCCAGTCCTCCACAACCTTCCATGGTTGATGACAACCCCCGACATGGTCCTACAGTTGACATGGGAGGAG GAAGAATTCCAAAGCCTATACTTAACGGCCACAACAGCTTCCCACCGTTGCCTCACAACAACAGGCTTCGATGGGGCGATGAAAACAGCCACAGTCATGGCCGACCAGAGTACAGAGACCCGTACGAAGAACCCTTCGCACCAGAACAGAAGTACTACGACTACGGGCAGGCCTACCCTGAGAGTTATCGGTACTGGATCAACGATGCCGACACACAGCTCTACCCCATGGTTGCCGACG GCATCATGCAGCCGCAGAATTACAGAGCCCAGAAGCCGAGAATGAACCTTCAGCAGCAGCATCAATACCAGCAGCAGCAGATGCAGCAGCAAGagcttcagcagcagcagcagcaaaggtTACAGCAGCAGCGCTACCAGCAGCAGCAGTTTCGCCAACACCAACTCAAACAGCTGCAGCACGAACTGCAGCAGCAGAAAGAGCAGGTGTCCTCTGTTCAGGACTACCCGCCCAGTCGTTGGAAAATGAGCCGTGG GCCCTTGGGTCCAGTGGATCAAAGTGACAGCTATGGGCCGCAGCCATACGCTCCAACCCTGGCTCCTTACAGTCGACGACTGCACCCCGGCATTGGAGGAGGCCATTCAAATCCACCAGTGCCGGCCTTGGCGCAGAATATGCAAGGCAGCAAGCTTGCAGATCAAACCATAGGCCAGCAACAGGGCCTCGCACAAGATTCGCAGCCCGACTCACCGCTGGAGCCACAAGCTCAGGAGCAGCGAAAGCTCGAGCCGCATCCCGTGATGCCAGCCAAGCCAGTCGCACCAGCTGCCAACGAAGACG ACACCTTCTATCAGCCTGTTGTTGAAGTGGCACCCCCACCGGCACCCCATCAAGGTAGTTCAAAGCACATCACAGAGCACCTGCAGA AGCCTCAAACGAAACCTTCAAAGGCAGCAGCTGGATCTGAAGTGCCCCATCAGAATGAGAGACCCGTACAGTACAGCAGGCTCCACGAGGTTGCTAACATGCAG GTGAGCTTTACCCAAGTGGAACAAGGAAGCCGCGGCACCGAGCCGGAATCGGGCAGTGCAGTGCTGGCCCTCACGTTGGGCCTCTGCATCACAGGTCTCCTGCTTGTGTTGGTCGGCTGTCGTCTCCGACTGGCGCGACACCGGCTAGCACGCCGAGGCGGCCGGTCGTCGCTCGCGCACGATGCCGACTACCTGGTCAACGGAATGTATCTCTAA